CCAAGGAAGTAACGGAGGTAATGGCGGTATCTCCTAATATGGTAAAAGCTCAATTTGAGGCGGTAATTAATGATATAAAGGTGGATGCCTTGAAAACAGGTATGTTATTTAATCAAGAAATTATCTCTACGGTGGCAGACTGTATTAAGTCATGGGGTGGTGATAATATTGTCATCGATCCTGTGATGGTTTCGCGCACGGGGGCGCAGTTAATTGATGATTCGGCGGTAGAGGTGATGAAACGGGAGCTTTTCCCCCAAGCCTTGGTTTTAACCCCTAATATTTATGAGGCACAGTTATTAAGCTGTATGTCTATTCATTGTCTGGAGGATATGAAACAGGCGGCGGCAAAAATCTATGATTTAGGTGCAAAAACTGTTCTTATTAAAGGGGGTGCTGCGGAGGGTAAAAATAAGGGTATTGATGTTTTTTTTGATGGTCAAGGTTATACCATTGTTGGCATTAAAGCCATTGATACGGTTAACAATCATGGTACGGGGTGCAGTTTGGGAGCGGGTATTACTGCCCATTTAGCCCTCGGAAAATCACTCCCAAGGGCGATCGCCTCGGCTAAGGAATATGTCACCACTGCCCTGGAATATTCCCTAGAAATCGGCTCAGGATGTGGTCCTATTGGGCATTTTTTCCCATTGATTGAATCACAGTATAATGGTTAACTAAGATGAGTTTCCATCAATCAGAAACTGGAAATATCAAGGGTGTTAGTGTACTACAACCGTTCCAAAAAAAAATAGGCAAAAATTGTGGTTCTCGATTGCTTATTGCTCGTTCCCCGTGGTTGATGAGCGAAGGTTTATCATGGTTATCTAGGAAAGTGGAGATCCCCTATTTCCTACTAAAATGAGAAATCATATCTAAAATCAGCAGGACTTAAATAAGACATTAACTATTGTCCCAA
This is a stretch of genomic DNA from Cyanobacterium stanieri LEGE 03274. It encodes these proteins:
- the thiD gene encoding bifunctional hydroxymethylpyrimidine kinase/phosphomethylpyrimidine kinase, which translates into the protein MKTAVALTIAGSDSGGGAGIQADLKTFAFNYVHGASVVTCLTAQNTKEVTEVMAVSPNMVKAQFEAVINDIKVDALKTGMLFNQEIISTVADCIKSWGGDNIVIDPVMVSRTGAQLIDDSAVEVMKRELFPQALVLTPNIYEAQLLSCMSIHCLEDMKQAAAKIYDLGAKTVLIKGGAAEGKNKGIDVFFDGQGYTIVGIKAIDTVNNHGTGCSLGAGITAHLALGKSLPRAIASAKEYVTTALEYSLEIGSGCGPIGHFFPLIESQYNG